Proteins from a single region of bacterium:
- a CDS encoding methyltransferase domain-containing protein, protein MNEYQKKIAEFYSLTEDAARLVWRLDDCMAIHYGYWDDSVRTFAQSLIRMNEVMAETVQITSSDIVLDAGCGVGGSSIYLAKNFGCRVVGVTLSERQMNLAYANAEDAGVTHLTEFKVMDYSQTIFPDEYFDVVWGCESICYAESKEQFIREASRILKQRGRLVVADGFVTALENNTNPIMRTWVEGWAAKSLESTDRFMRFMKEAGFSKTTCKDITAHITHSARRIARFYYPAKVNHLFHRMIGQSVSTIDVRNVEACRFQWLGLQQKLWMYGLMLGIK, encoded by the coding sequence ATGAATGAGTATCAAAAAAAAATAGCGGAATTTTATAGTCTGACGGAAGATGCAGCGCGTTTAGTTTGGCGCCTAGATGATTGTATGGCGATTCATTACGGATATTGGGATGACTCCGTACGTACCTTTGCGCAGTCACTAATCCGGATGAATGAAGTGATGGCGGAAACAGTGCAGATCACATCCTCGGATATCGTATTAGACGCCGGGTGTGGTGTTGGTGGAAGCAGTATTTATCTTGCGAAAAATTTCGGTTGCCGAGTTGTTGGTGTTACACTGAGCGAACGACAAATGAATTTGGCTTATGCTAATGCAGAAGATGCCGGGGTTACTCATTTGACGGAATTCAAAGTTATGGATTACAGTCAAACAATATTTCCAGACGAATATTTTGATGTGGTCTGGGGTTGTGAGAGTATTTGCTACGCTGAATCGAAAGAGCAATTCATACGTGAAGCGTCTCGCATTCTAAAACAGAGAGGTCGGTTAGTGGTGGCAGATGGTTTTGTGACAGCATTAGAGAACAACACGAATCCAATTATGAGAACGTGGGTTGAGGGATGGGCTGCCAAAAGTTTGGAATCAACCGACAGATTCATGCGATTTATGAAGGAAGCCGGTTTTTCTAAAACAACCTGCAAGGATATAACTGCGCATATCACACATTCTGCACGTCGCATAGCAAGGTTCTATTATCCCGCCAAAGTTAATCATCTCTTTCATCGCATGATCGGACAATCCGTTTCGACAATTGATGTTAGAAACGTGGAAGCCTGCCGATTTCAATGGTTGGGGCTGCAGCAAAAACTGTGGATGTATGGCCTGATGCTTGGGATTAAATAA